Proteins encoded within one genomic window of Bacillus sp. F19:
- a CDS encoding aminoglycoside phosphotransferase family protein gives MNLSSEFKQTIIGVHGDKGEAWLRELPFHIARCEQTYGFKIGDPYKLTYHYVAQASMENGEKAVVKIGLQNHKDLIAECIALKIMGSGDGMVKLIDDHLNHGLLILEKLNPGTMLREVSSDDTAVSIASSVMKKIWQPYAGDHSFPHLSDWMAGLRRFEQNIIAEKWIHKAEVLFDDLINSITKPILLHGDLHQDNILKKGQDWLAIDPKGVIGEAEYEVTSFSKNYLFDKKNPKDVLRKRLDLFEKELGLDRSRMIGWGFCQAVLSACWCLEDGAACFEENLHLAKLYDAMM, from the coding sequence ATGAACCTTTCAAGTGAGTTTAAACAGACAATTATCGGAGTTCATGGAGATAAAGGAGAAGCATGGCTTCGTGAACTCCCTTTCCATATTGCCCGCTGTGAGCAGACTTACGGTTTTAAAATAGGTGATCCTTATAAATTGACGTATCATTATGTGGCACAGGCTAGTATGGAAAATGGAGAAAAGGCTGTTGTTAAAATCGGGCTTCAAAACCACAAAGATTTAATCGCAGAGTGCATCGCTTTAAAGATAATGGGCAGCGGCGATGGCATGGTAAAGCTGATTGATGACCATTTAAATCACGGTCTATTAATCTTGGAAAAATTAAATCCAGGCACCATGCTGAGAGAGGTGAGCAGCGATGATACGGCTGTTTCAATTGCTTCATCTGTTATGAAGAAAATTTGGCAGCCTTATGCAGGTGACCATTCTTTCCCTCACTTGTCAGATTGGATGGCCGGCTTGAGGCGGTTCGAGCAAAATATCATTGCTGAAAAATGGATTCATAAAGCGGAGGTTCTTTTTGATGATTTAATAAACTCTATTACTAAACCCATTCTTCTGCATGGAGATCTTCATCAGGACAATATCTTGAAAAAGGGCCAGGACTGGCTTGCCATAGACCCTAAGGGTGTTATAGGGGAAGCAGAATATGAAGTAACAAGCTTTTCCAAAAATTATCTATTTGATAAAAAAAATCCTAAGGATGTTCTCAGAAAGAGACTTGACCTGTTCGAAAAAGAATTAGGCCTTGACCGAAGCCGGATGATTGGCTGGGGCTTTTGTCAGGCTGTACTGAGTGCATGCTGGTGTCTGGAGGATGGGGCAGCATGTTTTGAAGAGAATCTTCACCTTGCCAAGCTGTACGATGCCATGATGTAA
- a CDS encoding acyl-CoA/acyl-ACP dehydrogenase → MLDQQFIKTDRQLILLEKATELAQQFSVRADYYDQQALFPFENFNDLKRAGFLKLSIPQKYGGDDLTLYEFVLIQEMLAQGDGATALSLGWHLGILMNIRETEKWEEKTYARISREIIQFDKLLNSAASEPNGGSPARGGKPETTAKRNGEKWIINGKKIFTSLAPALDYFLITATIEDTGEVGEFIIPRESPGLSIEETWNTLGMRGTRSDDLILENVETDAEAMTGLKTKPSKGPAQQGFLLHIPACYLGIAIAARNFAVQFAKKHQPNSLNHPIKDLPEVRRKIAKMDLSLLTARHLLYGTAEKWDASPNERNKLSAELAAAKTVATNTAVEVVDLAMRVVGGQSMFNSLPLQRYYRDVRAGLHNPPADEITYSILADQAFQGEEQGK, encoded by the coding sequence GTGCTTGATCAGCAATTCATCAAAACGGACAGACAACTGATATTATTGGAGAAGGCTACTGAGCTTGCACAGCAGTTCTCAGTGCGTGCCGATTATTACGATCAGCAGGCTCTTTTCCCTTTTGAAAATTTCAATGATTTAAAAAGAGCGGGCTTTTTGAAATTATCAATCCCTCAGAAATATGGCGGAGACGATCTGACTCTTTATGAATTCGTGTTAATACAGGAAATGCTTGCACAGGGTGACGGAGCAACAGCTTTATCACTTGGATGGCATCTTGGAATTCTTATGAATATTAGAGAAACTGAAAAGTGGGAAGAAAAAACGTACGCACGGATTTCCCGAGAAATCATACAGTTCGACAAATTACTGAACAGTGCAGCGTCTGAACCGAATGGAGGAAGTCCTGCGAGAGGCGGAAAACCTGAAACGACAGCAAAACGCAATGGAGAGAAGTGGATCATAAACGGCAAGAAAATATTCACATCCCTTGCTCCTGCGCTTGATTATTTCCTGATTACCGCAACAATTGAGGATACAGGCGAAGTGGGGGAATTTATTATTCCAAGAGAATCTCCCGGGCTGTCCATTGAAGAAACGTGGAATACGCTTGGAATGAGAGGAACAAGAAGCGATGATTTAATTCTTGAGAATGTGGAAACTGATGCAGAAGCGATGACAGGTTTGAAAACGAAGCCTTCTAAAGGACCGGCACAGCAAGGCTTTCTGCTCCATATACCGGCATGTTATTTGGGAATTGCCATTGCAGCAAGGAATTTTGCTGTCCAGTTTGCAAAAAAACATCAGCCAAACAGCTTAAATCATCCAATTAAAGATCTGCCTGAAGTGAGAAGAAAGATAGCAAAAATGGATCTTTCGCTTCTGACGGCGAGACATCTTTTATACGGTACAGCAGAAAAATGGGACGCTTCACCCAATGAGCGAAATAAGCTCTCAGCGGAGCTTGCAGCTGCCAAGACAGTTGCTACAAATACAGCAGTCGAAGTGGTCGATCTAGCCATGCGTGTAGTTGGGGGGCAAAGCATGTTTAATTCCCTTCCCCTCCAAAGATATTACAGAGATGTGAGAGCGGGACTCCATAATCCCCCGGCAGATGAAATTACGTATTCGATCCTTGCAGACCAGGCTTTTCAAGGAGAGGAACAAGGAAAATGA
- a CDS encoding aminopeptidase, which translates to MISFQKNLEKYAELAVKVGVNIQKGQTLVINASIDAAEFVRLVVKKAYETGAKHVQVDWNDDEVTRTRFELAPLEAFEEFPEWRAKGLETLAENGAAFMSIVSSSPDLLKGIDSKKIAASSKATGTALSTYRNYVQADKVSWSVIAVPSEKWAAKVFPEAGEKAVEQLWDAIFKATRTDLEDPVSAWKEHDRSLNSKVEYLNGKKYKKLHYRAQGTDLTIELPEKHLWIGAGSVNEQGSEFMANMPTEEVFTVPDKEGVNGIVASTKPLSYGGNLIDNFSLTFENGRITDVKAEEGEEILKELTATDEGSYYLGEVALVPHDSPISMSNVLFYNTLFDENASNHLAIGNAYAFCIEGGKKMSREELEKNGVNSSITHVDFMIGSAEMDIDGILEDGTSEPLFRKGTWAI; encoded by the coding sequence ATGATTTCATTTCAAAAAAATCTCGAAAAATATGCAGAGCTTGCTGTCAAAGTCGGAGTGAATATTCAAAAGGGGCAAACGCTTGTCATCAACGCTTCCATTGATGCAGCAGAATTTGTCCGTTTAGTTGTAAAAAAAGCCTATGAAACAGGCGCAAAACACGTGCAGGTAGACTGGAATGATGACGAAGTAACCCGTACAAGATTTGAGCTTGCACCGCTGGAAGCTTTCGAAGAATTTCCTGAGTGGCGTGCAAAAGGTCTAGAAACGCTTGCCGAAAATGGCGCTGCTTTTATGTCGATCGTTTCATCGTCCCCTGATTTATTAAAGGGCATTGACTCGAAGAAAATTGCTGCCAGTTCAAAAGCTACAGGCACTGCATTATCTACATACAGAAATTATGTTCAGGCAGACAAAGTAAGCTGGTCTGTGATTGCAGTTCCATCTGAGAAATGGGCTGCAAAAGTGTTCCCTGAAGCTGGCGAAAAAGCAGTTGAGCAGCTGTGGGATGCAATCTTCAAAGCAACCCGCACAGATCTTGAAGATCCTGTTTCAGCATGGAAGGAACATGATCGATCACTGAACAGCAAGGTAGAATATCTAAACGGCAAAAAATATAAAAAGCTCCATTACCGTGCACAGGGAACAGATTTAACAATCGAACTTCCTGAGAAGCATTTATGGATTGGCGCAGGAAGTGTCAATGAACAAGGCAGCGAATTTATGGCTAATATGCCAACAGAAGAAGTGTTCACAGTTCCCGATAAAGAAGGCGTAAATGGCATTGTAGCAAGCACAAAGCCTCTTAGCTACGGTGGTAATTTGATTGACAATTTCTCTCTTACATTTGAAAACGGCCGGATTACAGACGTCAAGGCAGAAGAAGGCGAAGAAATTTTAAAAGAACTCACAGCAACAGATGAGGGCTCGTATTACCTCGGAGAAGTGGCTCTTGTTCCTCATGATTCTCCTATTTCTATGTCTAATGTTTTATTTTATAATACACTTTTCGATGAAAATGCATCCAATCATTTAGCAATCGGCAATGCTTATGCTTTCTGTATTGAAGGCGGAAAGAAAATGTCCCGCGAAGAATTGGAGAAAAACGGCGTCAACTCAAGCATCACTCACGTTGATTTTATGATCGGTTCAGCAGAGATGGACATTGACGGCATTCTGGAAGACGGCACGAGCGAGCCTCTATTCAGAAAAGGCACTTGGGCAATCTAA